In Candidatus Hadarchaeales archaeon, the genomic stretch AGACCCCGGGATAAAGGCGCCTACTGAAAATAGTTCTGGCGTCTTTTTCTGGCGCTCAATTCAGTCTTCTTTTAAGTTTTCCCTCCGCCAGCTCCTTCGTGTCTGGATTTGAGGAATCCTTCGAGGAGATCAAGAAGAAACTGGGGGGGAAGCGGGGTGAGGAACTTGCGGAGGAGATCCTCGGAATCCTGAGCGATGGAACTTCTCATTCCCTCAAGGAGCTGGTAGAACTCACGAAGACCTCCAAGGAAAGTGTAAAAACCGTGCTGAATCTTCTGGAGGAGATGGGTTTCGTAGAAAGGGAGTACAGGTTAACGGAGTTCGGAAGAAGGGTGCTCTTGCCCCAGGAGTGATCAACAGAACATCTTCCTGAGTTCCCTCAGCTTCTTCAGCACCTTCATCCCTTCTTCCGTAGTCTGGTAGACCTTTCGACCTTCCCCCTCTCCGTTGGTTTTCACCGCCAGTAAGCCTCTTCCCACGAGTTCGTCTATGTACTTCTGGGCCAGACCAAAACCCAGATTGGTCCGGTAAGCTATCCCCGTCTTCGTCATCTCCCCCACACATGCCAGCTCCAGAATCTCGCCTATGATCTCCAGCCTGTTCCTTCTTCCCCTCATCTAGGTTATTTTGTGCTCACACGCCCCTCCTAAAAATACCTCGTGACTCTTTTCCCTAAGACCGTAACACAGTAACACATTTTCGAAACATCATACCTTTTTCGTTCTTCCCTCTCTCTTTTCCCCCTTTCTCCTCCGTTCAATGTTTTTGTGTAATACCAAATTGTTTAAATAGCGGGACAAGAAGTTATCAAGTGGGAAGAAGGGATGAAGGTGGGGGGGCCTAAATATCTACCCATAGGTGCCTATCTTCCTGGCAGAAAGATAGTTGAATACTTGGTCTTAACCGATGACCTGGTGAGCACCCTCGCTGAAATCACTTGGAGGGCCAAGGAAAAGGGAGTGGAAATCGTTGCCGGGAACCTCACCACCGATCCCCGCTCCCCCATCAAGCACTTCTCTTTCTTCGCCGATCTCACCAACTCCGAAATCACACCGGAGGAGCTGGAAAAGGAACTGACCAAAGTGGAGGGGGTAAAGGAGGTCCTCTCCCAGCCGGGGACTTCCCAGGGATTGGTGGTGGACAGGCTGCATTTCCCCCTCATGGTGATGGAGGAGAGGGCCATCACCCTAAGGGTGGAAACCTTTGGGGATCTCCTGCAAAACTTCAACCAAGTAGAAACCAACAAACTCGCCTTTTTCAGGATGGGAGTAAAGGCAGGGTTGAGGAAGGCTAGGAAGGTCATCCAACTGGGATTGAGTGGCATACAGGCCCTCGACTTCATCCTCACGGAAAGGATAGCCAAGGGTTGGGGTCTGCCCACCATCAAGAAGTTCAACGGAGATACGGTGGAGGTGGAGATGCAGGAACTCTTCGAGTGTCTCCCCTTCAAGGGGAAGGGAAAAGAGAGCAAGAGCCAGTTCTTTAGGGGGTATCTCTCGGGAGTGGTCTCCGGCCTCATAGGAAAGGAAGTGGTCATGGAGGAGACGAAGTGCATAGCCAAAGGGGACAAGTGCTGCTACTTCGTCTCCACTCCCGGTTCTCTCTCGGAGGTAGGCACCAGGCCCTCGGAAACTCCTCAGACGAGGGAGGAGCTCTTTTCCGTAATCAAGGAAATTTTTGGGGAAGACCTGAAGTTCAAGGCCTTGAAGTTCTTGGCCAGAAAGGAGGTGGCCTCCATCAGGGAGATAGCCAGGAAAATCAACATCGCCCCCAAGAACCTCACCCGCCACTTGGATTACCTCTTGCAGAAGGGAGTGATAGAAACCGTCTACAGCGGGAAAAACATCAAGCTCTACCGTCTTTCCTCAAAGGTGGAGGTACTGGGCAAGTTCCTGCGCAGCGACCTCTGAACTTTTTTATCCCAAGGTGGAAGGAAAAGGATGCTGAGGACCCCCCTGGTCATCGTGAACTTCAAGGCCTACGCCGAAGCGATGGGGAAAAGGGCCGTGGAACTCTCCAAGATCCTTTCCTCCGTGGCCAGGCGTGAGGATGTGTGCGTGGCCGTGGCCCCCCAAGCGCCCGACCTCAAAAGTGTGGCGGAGGTGGGACTTCCCGTCCTAGCCCAACATGTGGATCCCCTCACGCCTGGAGCCCACACGGGCTGGATCCTCCCGGAGGCCGTGAAAGAGGCTGGGGCGGTGGGTTCCCTTCTCAACCATTCTGAACATCCCCTGAGGGTGGAGGAGGTTGGGGCCTGTGTGAAGAGGCTGAGGGAACTGGGATTGGTGAGCGTGGTCTGCGCAGCCGATCCCGAGCTCTGCAGGAAGGTGGCCTCCCTCCGCCCAGACTTCGTGGCCGTGGAACCCCCAGAGTTGATAGGAACGGGAAGGGCGGTTTCGAAGGTGAGGCCGGAGGTGGTGAGCGAAGCCGTGGAACTGGTGAAGGAGGTGAATCCCTCGGTAAAGGTCCTTTGCGGGGCTGGCATCTCCACGGGGGAGGATGTGAGGAAGGCGCTGGAGCTGGGTGCGGAGGGGGTGCTCCTAGCTTCCAGCGTGGTGAAGGCCAAGGACTGGAAGGCTGCGGCGGAAGAGGTGATCAAGGGAATCAAGGGAGGTTAGCCCTCTTTCACCTCGAAGGGGAGGTCCCTTTTGGGATCGGAAAGTTCTTCTTCCGTCATAGGTTCGGGGGAAAGGGGAGAAAGGCGGAGGATGGGCTGGAGCCTGCGGTCGACCTCCCTCGCCAGGCTTTGCATGCGTTTGACCTTCCTGCGGGAAGAGAAGTGGGAGGCCATGTCGAACTTGGATTCCGAGAGGAGGATGACCACCCTCCCGAAGGAGAATCTCCCCGTCCTGCCTCTCCTCTGGATGTACCTTATCTCGGAAGGAACGGGCTCGTAAAAGACCACCAGATCCACGGAGGGGATGTCCAGTCCCTCTTCCGCTATGGAGGTCCCCACCAAGACCCTCGTCTCCCCCCTCCTGAACCTCCCAAGGACTTCCAGCTGCTCCCTCTGCTTCAAACCTGAATCGCTCGCCCTCCTCGACTGTCCCACGAACCTCTCCACCCCCACTCCGGGTAGGTTGCGGGAGAGATACTCCACCAACCTGGAAGCCGTGTCCCTGTACTGGGCAAAGACCAGCACCCTCGAAAGGGGGGAGGACTCGAGCTGTTTCTTCACTTCCCAAAGGAGTCTTTCCATCTTTGGATGCTCGGGCAGGGGTTCCTCGAGGATGGCCCTGAGCTTCCTGTACCTGGGATCCTTGAGAAGGAGGGAATAGGTCCTCCTCTCCCCGCTTCTTCCCTCCATCCTCTCGAAGAAGGAGAGGAGGGCGAAGGGACCCTGTGACTCGAGGAGCTCCAGCGCATGCGAAAGGGTGAGGGAAAGGGACTGGTATCTGAGGGCGGTGAAGAGGGGACCCTTCTCCCTAGCCGTCCCCAGTTTCTTCCTCAGTTCCTCCCCCAATCCCAGCAGGACCTTCCTCGTTACCCTGCTTGGGGGGACCCTCAGGTAACCGTGCTCCCAGAGCCATCTCACCTTCTCTTCCATCATCTCCTTCAGGAGGGAGGAAAGGGGTGAGTATTCCTGCGGTAGGGGGAGCCTGCATGGAACTACTTCCACAGGATAAACGTAAGGACTCACATCAGCATCCCATTCCGTCCTGTACTCCACATGCTCTATTCCGAGGGCCCTGCAAATGGCCTCCATCCTCTCCGGAGTGGAGCCCGGGGAGGCGGTGAGACCCAGGATGAGAGGATGCGGACACTCCTCGAGATACCTCTGGGCCACCAGCGTGTAGGCGTAATCCTTCACCGCCCTATGGCACTCATCGAAAACCAAGAGGATGAACTCCCTTAGCCTCAACCTTCCGGCCTCTACGTCGTTCCTCACCACTTCGGGAGTGGCGAAGAATACCCTTCCCTCCTTCCAGGCCCTCTCCCTTCTCTCCGGTTCCACCCTTCCCGTGAGCACCCTGAGCTCGGAGGGAAGGAGGCGGACGGAGAGGACGAAGCTGTGGGCATGCTGAATCACCAGGGGGCGGGTGGGAGCCATGATCAGGATCTTCCCCCTCCTATAGCGGTGAAGGAGGTGGACGGCCACCAAGACGAAGATCACCGTCTTGCCCAGCCCCGTAGGTAGGACTACCAGCGTGTTCCTTTTCACCGCTTCCCCCACTATTTCCTCCTGGTACTTCCTGTACCTGAGGACCCCGGGTCTGAGCAGGGGATGCTCGAAGAACTCCTTCACTTCCTGCATTTTCCCTTCCTCTCTAGCCAGGTGTCGAGGGGTTCCCCATCCCCCCGCTCCAGCCTGTAGCTCTCACCCCCACTCTTCCTGAGTTTCCCCAACTCACAAACCAGCGGGGAAGTCCTGCGGAAACCAAAACAGAGAAGGGGTTTGGCCCCCATTCCTTTGGCCTCCCTCTTCAGTTCCTCCACCTCTCGCAGGGGGATGTAGAGACGATCCCCCATGGTCTTCTTGCACGATACCAGGAACACGGGTTTTCCCCCCTTCGTGATGAGCAGATCGTAAACACCCAAGGAACTCCCCGATCTCTTCCATTCGTAACCCCAACGCTCGAACCTGTGGGCCACCCTGTACTCCCACCTCGTCCCCCTGCTCTTCGGGGTCACCATCTCTCAGAGTTTTCTCTTCTTCTATAAAGAAGGAAGCATCTCCGACAGGGTCACGAACTCAGCCCTTCTTCCCAACCAGAGAAGGAGCTCCCTGAGCCTGCGCAGGGAAACCTTACCCGTCGAAAACTTCAGGTCCCACCTCACCCCCTCCACCTCCACCGCTTCCCAAACATGGTAATCGAGCACGGTGAGGGGGAAATGACGCACACACCATCCCACGATCCTCCTCGAGAGGGAAAGGGGAAGACGGAGAATGGAAGAAGGTAGGGTGTTGGGGAACTCGGGGAGCTCGGGGAGCCTGAGTCCTGGATAGAACTTGTAGATCGCGAGGGAGGAATCGTAGGAATAACCCAAGCCCTTCACCTCCTCCAGCACTTGGGTAGTGGGCTTGAAGTTGGGGGCCCTGAAGCCCTTGGGCCTCCATCCCAGCCTCCTCATTTCCTCCGTGGCCTTCCTCACCCTCTCCCTTCCCTCCTCGGGGGAAAGGTGGTCCAGCCTCTCGTGCGAGAAGCCATGACATCCCACCTCTTCCCCCCTCATCTCCTTCGGAAGTTTCCTGGCGGCCTCGGCAGTACAGAAGAAGGTGGCCTTTACCCCCACTTCTTCCAGGAGTTCCAGGAGAGAGGGAAGACCTTCCTCCATTCCCCTCCAAGTGCTGAGGAAGGGAGGGGCATCTCCCTCCACATCCACCGTAAAGGCCACTTTCCTCAAGCGATCTCCTCGTAAAGACGAAGGGTTAACTCGGCCGTTTTTTCCCAAGTGAATTTCCTAGCCGTTTCCAAGCCACCACGGCGGAGGTTCTTGATCAGTGCACTATCGGAAAGGAGCTTGAGGAGGACCTCCTTCAGGGAGGAAGGGTTGCCGGGTTCGAAGAAGAGGCAGTTGTAGCCCTCCCTGGCGAACTCTAGGATACCGCCAGCCCTGGGACAGACCACTGGTGTTCCCACCGCCATGGCCTCCACCGCCGCCAGACCGAAGGCCTCCAAAGAAGAGGGAAGGACAAAAACATCCGCACCCGCCATGAGCTTGGCCACCTCCGGATAGGGAAGGCGGCCGAGCATCTTTACCCTACCCTTCAATCCCTCCCTCTCCACCTCCCTCCTCAACCTCCCCTCCTCCGGTCCTTCCCCTGCTATCACCAGCTTGACTCCGGGCACTTCCCTGCTCACTTCCTCGAAGGCTTTGAGGAGCAAGTAAGGTCCCTTCCTCTTCACCAACCTTATAGCCGTGGCCACCAACCTCTCTCCATCTCCCACACCCACCCTCCGCCTGAACTCCCTACCGTCCACTCCCTCATGGAAGAGGGAGAGATCCACACCGTTGGGGATTACCCTTATCTTCTCCTCCGGAACACCCAAGGAAAGACAGAACTCCTTGGAAGCCCCGCTCACCGCCACCACCCTGCTTGCCCGCTTGAGGAAGGAGGAGAGGGGTAGGTAGGCGGCCTTCCAGAATCCGGAGGAGGAATGGACGGAATGACAAGTGAGGACGGAAGGTATTCCTTTCCCCCGAGCAAAACGGGAAGCCGCCAAGGCAAGGGAGGAATACATGTCCACTCCATGCACCACCGAGAAGTCCCCCGAACGCAGATACCTCCGGAGCTCGGCGAAGGTGAAGGGGGAGAGGAAGCGATTTTTCACGGAAAAACCCTTCAAACCCCTCACCTCCACCCCCTCCCTCTCCTCCGCTCCTTCCCTCGTGAAGACCACCACCTCCACCCCCAGCTTGGAAAGGAAGGAACTCAGTTCAGCCGCATAGGTAGCCACCCCTCCTGTCAGGGGAGGGTATTCATCACCCACGAGCGCCACCCTCATCTTCCGCCTCCCGAAGAGGAGAGGTGAATTTAGCCTTTTTGACGTTTAAAGGAAGAAGGTCCTGCCAGACCGAGATAGGAAAGGGCCCCCGCCCCCACCAGCGTGCTCAGGAGGAGGGAAATGGTTCTCTCGAGCACCGTGGCCGCCACGGCCGTAGGCAGCGGCACCCTGAAGAAGGTGAAGACGGAGAGCATGGTGGCCTCCACCAGCACCAGCCCTCCCGGTAGGAAGGGGACTAGACCGGCTATGGTGGGGAGGGTGGTGGCCAGGAGGAGCATGGGGAGAGAGGGGTAGTATCCTAGGGAAAGGAAGATCAGGTAGAGCCTGAGGAGGTCCAAGGACCAGATGAAAAGGGAGAAGAGGAATAGGGAAAAAACACATCTCCAGTTGGAGAGCACGGAACTGGAGCTCCGGTACATCTCCCTAATGGAGGAGAATAAGTCCTTTTTCTTCCCCACCAACCTGCCCAAGCGATTCATCCATCTCCCCAACATCCTTGCCCCCACCTCCTTTTTCACCATTCCAAAGACTAGGGAAGGGGGGAAGAGGAGGAGGAAGAGCCATAGGAGGAAGAACCAGGGAAAGGAAAAGGGAAGGGAAACCCCAAACCAAAACCCGAACAGAAGGAAGGAAATCACGACGGGAAAATCGAAGAGATGATCCACCATCGTGGTGGAGATGGCGAAGGAATAGGGAATCCCCTTGAGCTTACCCAGCAAATAAACCCTTCCAAGGGGATCTGCTCCCCCCCTCAAGAAGGGGGTGATGTTGTTGATGAAGATGCTCCCCGAAAGGATCAAGTAGAGCTCTTTCAGGGTCACCCCAAAACCAAGATAGGAGAGGGAGACCCTCCATCTAAGGGCCCACAAGAAGATGCTTCCGAAGTATAGGGCCACCGCTGCCACAAACCATCGAATCCTCACCCTCCTGAGCATCCAAATCGCGGAGTAAAGGTCTTCCCTCCACCAAAGGAAGAGAAGGGAGAGGACCAGGAAGAGCAACAGGAAGAGGAGAACCCTTTTCCAGCTTTTTTTCATCCTCTCCATATTTATCTCATCCCTAAAAACTGAAGAGTATGGCATCCGTTCTTTTCATTTACCCCCCCATAAGCTTCGAGGAGAGGAGTGCCCTCTCCGCCTACGCTCCTCCCCTGGGAATCCTCTACTTGGCCTCCATTCTCCAAAGGGCTGGACACAGGGTACAGGTGATAGATGCCGAGGCCGAGCACCTTTCCCTAAAGGAGCTGGGGGAAAGGATCGAGGAAGCAAGACCGGATGTGGTGGGCCTAACCTGTTTGACCCTTACGCTGGATTCATGCAAGAAGATCGTGAGGGAGGTCAAGAAGAGGTCCAAGGCCTACGTGGTGGTGGGCGGACCCCACATTTCCGTTTCCCCTCCCGAATACCTGAAGGAGATAGGGGCGGATGCCTATGTGATGGGGGAGGCGGAGGAAGAGATCCTCAGGATCGTGGAGGAAAGGCCCTCCGGGATCCTGCAGGTGAAGGAGCCCCAGGACCTCGATTCCCTCCCCCTTCCGGCCAGGGAATTGGTGAAACACGTCGAGTACGGCCAATTCTACGGAATGAAGATGATGGGGAAGATCACGGGAATCCTGACCTCGAGGGGATGTAGATACGGTTGCACCTACTGCAACCGTCCCAAGAAGCTTGGCTTCCGCTCCCGCTCTCCCCAGCAGATCTTGGAGGAGCTGAAGGTACTGGATAGGGAAGGTTTCGATTCCATCTGGATTGCCGACGACAACTTCACCAACGATCCCAAGAGGGTGATCAAGCTGGCGGACCTCATGAAGAGGGAGGGTTTGAAGTTCCACTTCTTCGGTCAGGCGAGGGTGGACACACCCAGCAAGGCCCTCTACAAGGCCATGAGGGAGATGGGGGTGCTGGCCCTGAGCTACGGTGTGGAGTCGGTGGTGCCCAAGGTGGTGAAATGGTATGGCAAAACCCCCCATCCCGAGCGCTGGCCCTACTACGTGAGGCGCACCCTAGACCTCTGCAAGGAATACGACATCATCTTCCTGGGAAGCCTGATCTTCGGGGCTCCCGTAGAGACCAAGGAGGACATGATACGCTCGATCGAATTCTTGGAGAAGGGGGGGGCGGACTTCATCAACGGAAACATCCTTCTCTACATGGTGGGCTCGGCCATCTGGAACTGGGCTAGGAGGGAAGGAAAGCTGCGTCCGGACCAGTTCGTGGCCACCGCTCCCGAGCTGGGTCTCACCCCCTACTCGAAGGAGGAACTTCAGGAACTCTGCAACCGTTGCGCCGATTTCTCCAAGAGGGAGGGATGGAAGAGCGCCTTCAGGAAAATCCTGAGAAGGAAGGAGTTCGGGCTGATATGGATGGGTCTGAAGAAGTACGTGGGGGACTATCTGAAGATCAGGAAGGTCAGGAGGGAAATCTACGGGTATGGGTACGGAAAGAGATATACCACCAGGATATGAGGGGAAAGGGTGCCGATCAGCAGGGAACTCTTGAAGATCCTGGCCTGTCCCCTCTGCAAGGGAGAACTGAAGCTGAAGGGGGAGGAGCTGGTATGCAAAAAGTGTTCCCAGAGGTACCCCATCGTGGACGACATTCCCTACCTCCTTCCCCCGGAACTCATGCCCAGGAAGTTCAAGAGATCTAAAACTCCACCTCGATCGTGATTTCCAGGGGAAGGGCCTTCCTGAGGAGGTTTACGAACTCCCTCGAGAGGTGAAGGGCGGCCCTATCCGCCCTCACCGCCAAAGTCCTCCCGCAGAGGAAGGAGCTCCTCCTCACCACCATGTCCGTCGGATGATCCAGGGAGAGGGAGGGATGTCCCCAGGCATGGACCTCCTCCACCCATCCCTCCACCTCCATCCTCACCACCACCCTCCCTCCCCTCCTTATTCCCTCCTTCACCCCCTCGCTCAAATCCCGGACGGACTTGTCCGCTCCCACGGCCACGATGCAGTCCCCCCTTGGCCCCACCTCCTCCTCCCTCGTGATCATCAGGGTGGTGGGATGGAGGGCGGTGAGGAGCGGGTGTCCCCTCGCCCTAACCCTCTCCCTTTTTTTCATTTCCCTCCCTCATTTCTTGGGGGGATATTTCTGGATTTCGAGAAGGAAAGGGAGAGGATGGTGGAAGAGCTGATCAGATGGGGTTACCTCCGCACCCCTTCCATCATAGAGGCTTTCAGAAAGGTTCCGAGGGAGGAGTTCGTTCCTCCCTCCTTCAGGAAGCACGCCTACGAGGACCATCCCCTTTCGATAGGTTATGGACAGACCATCTCCGCTCCCAGCATGATAGCCCTGATGCTCGAGTCCCTGAAGGTGGAAAGGGGACAAAGGGTGCTGGAGGTAGGAACGGGCTCCGGATACAACGCCGCCCTGCTCGCGGAACTGGTGGGGAGGGAGGGGAAGGTGGTTTCGATCGAGCGCATCCCCGCCCTCGCCTCCTTCGGGAGGGAGAACCTCAGGAAGACGGGATACGAGTGGGTGGAGGTGGTGGTGGGGGATGGCACCTGCGGCTATCCTCCCGGAGCCCCCTGGGACCGGATCCTCATCACGGCCTGTTCCCCAGGCTTCCCTCCCCCCCTCCTAGAACAGCTGAAGGTGGGTGGAAGGATGGGGGCGCCCGTGGGGCATTTCTATGCCAGCCAGGTGTGGAAGGTGGCGGAGAAGACGGAGAGGGGAATAGAGGTGGAGAATTATTCACCCTGTTCCTTCGTCCCCCTGCTGGGGAAGTATGGATGGAAGGAGTAAAGGTCTTGGATCGAAGGAAGGAGACCCCCCAGATGATGAGATTCGGTTGTGGAAGCAGCCCCCCCATCACTTAGGGGCTGGAAGAACCCGAACGGAGGGGTAAGGGGGAATGGCTTCGAAGAAAAAGCGGGGAAATGGACTAAAACCACTTCTCCAGGGAGCTCTGCCTTCCCTCCCTCCCCCTCAGGAGCTTCTGAATGCCCGACTGGACCCTGTCCTCGGAGAAATCATGTTCCTCGCAGAGGAACTCCTTTATCCCTTCCACATCGGGTTGGCCCCACTCTATCCTGTAGGTATCCGAAACTTCTGGCTCAAGGAAAATCTTTCTGATCTCCTCGAAGTCCTCCACCCTCACCTCCTCCATCCCCTCCAAAGAACCGTACTTCTTCACGAGTTCCAGCGCCCTCTTGGGTCCTATCCCCTTCACCCCCTCGTTGAAATCCGTGCCCACCAGGATCCCCACATCCACCAACTGCTCCCTCGTGATCCCCAGTTCGGATAAAACCCTCTTAAGTTCCACCACCTCTGGCTTCACCTCGACATAGACGTCCTTGCCCGGAAGCTTCCTCCTCCCCGTGATGGCCAGATTCCTGACCAGAACGGGGGAACCGAAGAGGAGGCTGTCGAAGTCCTGACTCGCCACCGCCCAGGCATCCCCCCTCCTCACCAAATGGGCAGCTTGGGCCTCTCCCTCGGCGGGAGCCTGGACGAAGGGAACCCCCATCAATCTCAGCAGGTGCTTGGCATCCTCCACCACCTGCTCCTCCACCGTCGCCGCTTGGGCCGCATACCTTCTGGCCTCCTCCAGCCTTCCCTCCTTCAGGGCTCTCTCCCATTCCTCTGCAGCCTTTTCCCTCAACAACCTCCTTTCCTCCAGCGTCCTCCTCTTCAACTCGGGGGGCTTCCCATCGAAAACGTAAATGGGGTAGATCTCGGTCTCCAAAAGGTTGGCAGTACGGTAAAAGAGTCCCGAGAGATGGGAGGTGATCCTCCCCTTGGAATCCCTGAGGGGTTCTCCATCCCTCTGCCTGATGATGGCCAAAAACTGGTAGAGGAAGTTCAGGGCATCCACCGCCACCCTTTTCCCCCTGAGCTCCTCCAGCTCCACTTCCGCTTTGGGGATGATGGGCCCAAGCTGAACTCCCATCTCCGAAGATTCGGAGGGTGGAGTTAAAAGCCAAGAGGGCTAGAGACGGTGATGGAAAGGATCAAACTGGAGGAAGTGGCAGAAGAAGAGGAAAGGGAAGACCTGGTGGTGGAACACGAGCTGAAGGGTGTGGAGCCTGAAATGATCGATTGGTTCTGGATCTACCTAACGGAGGGGGCCATGCAGGGCAGGGAGGAAGCGACTAGGAGATACAAGCTGTGGCATCCCAGGGACCATCTTTCCTTCGAGGGGGAAGAAGGGTGGATGATCCACAGGGTGGTGGAGAGGATCGGGGAAACCCTTCCCGTGGAGATGAGGATGAGGGTGGAGAATCCGGACGAAACACCCATTCCCCGCTCCACTTCCTATACACATGCCGTGGCCAGTTGTATTCTGGGAAAGAACGACAGACCCATAGGATGGGTCCTCCACGAATACGATCGAATGCCGGGAGGAACCAAAATGCGCTCCACCTTCAGACTTCCCAGAACCCTCCTTTCCATGGTCGGGGAAAACCTGCGGCGCCATTGTCTGGAGGAGATGGGGGAGTTCACGCATTTTCTTCCCAAACTCTACGGGGAAAGAAGGGAGTCAGGATTCCCCGGGTAGTTCCCTGAGTACGGTGATGGGACAAACACCCTTCTCGAACTCGTAGAGGGCTATTTCTACCGAGCTTTTGAGGTGCTTGGGAACTTCCACCAGTACGGGTGCCCCCATGGAAATCTGGAGGGCACGGGCCCCTATGATCCTCGCCTTTTCAAACTTGGTATATTTTCTTACGGTGAAAATGCCCAACCCCCCCTTCA encodes the following:
- the fen gene encoding flap endonuclease-1, which codes for MGVQLGPIIPKAEVELEELRGKRVAVDALNFLYQFLAIIRQRDGEPLRDSKGRITSHLSGLFYRTANLLETEIYPIYVFDGKPPELKRRTLEERRLLREKAAEEWERALKEGRLEEARRYAAQAATVEEQVVEDAKHLLRLMGVPFVQAPAEGEAQAAHLVRRGDAWAVASQDFDSLLFGSPVLVRNLAITGRRKLPGKDVYVEVKPEVVELKRVLSELGITREQLVDVGILVGTDFNEGVKGIGPKRALELVKKYGSLEGMEEVRVEDFEEIRKIFLEPEVSDTYRIEWGQPDVEGIKEFLCEEHDFSEDRVQSGIQKLLRGREGRQSSLEKWF
- a CDS encoding DNA-directed RNA polymerase subunit K, which codes for MQTVGLKGGLGIFTVRKYTKFEKARIIGARALQISMGAPVLVEVPKHLKSSVEIALYEFEKGVCPITVLRELPGES